Genomic window (Candidatus Binataceae bacterium):
CTTCCGATGCAAACCGGAGTTGCTCGCGTGCGATCTGCATCCCGATTACGCATCGACGATCGCCGCCGAGCGGCTGACCGAGCGACTCGGCACGCCGCTCATCCGCGTGCAGCATCATCACGCACACGTCGCGGCGTGCATAGCCGAGCATCGGCTCGAAGGGCCTGTCCTCGGCTTCGCTTGGGACGGCACGGGTTATGGAACTGACGGAACTGTCTGGGGCGGCGAGGCGCTGGTCGTTCGCAGCGGAGCGTTCGAGCGCGTCGCGACCCTGCGGCAGTTCGCGCTTCCCGGCGGCGAGCGTGCGATCCGCGAGCCACGCCGCCAGGCGCTCGCCCTTCTTCGTGCCGCGGGCATAGCGCCGCATCGCTATCTCGGGCATTTGTTCGCGGGTGCCGAGATGGATCGGGTCGCAGGAATGGTTGACTCGCGCATCAACGCGCCGCTCACGTCGAGTATTGGCCGCCTTTTCGACGCAGTTGCAGCGCTCTGCGGATTTGGCGGCATCGCCAGCTTCGACGGGCAGGCCGCGATGGAACTCGAGCACGCGCTCGACAGTGATGCAGAGCAGTGCGGCGAATATTCGATCGGACTCGTCGGCGAAGGGCCGATAGTCGGGGACTGGACGCCCATGATCGACGCGCTGCTGGAAGATCTGCGCCAGGATGTTCCGATCGCACGCATCGCCGCGCGCTTTCATAACTCGCTCGCTGCGTTTGCCGTCAACGTCGCCAAGCGCGTCCAAATCGAGCGCGTCGTGCTTGGCGGCGGATGCTTTCAGAACGAATATTTGCTGAGCCGCACTGCGGCGCGACTCGAAGGAGCTGGACTCGAAGTCCATTTTCCGCGAAACGTGCCGCCCAACGACGGCGGAATCGCGCTCGGGCAGGCGTTCATCGCGCGGCAGATGGCAAGGGAGGCCGGACATGTGCCTGGGAATCCCCGGTAAAGTGCTGAGCATCGAGCGCGGCGATCTTCCACGCGCGCGAATCGACTTTGGCGGTATCATCAAGGACGCCTGCCTCGCGTTCGTGCCGGAGGCCGCGCCCGGCGACTACGTGATCGTGCATGCCGGCTTCGCCATCAGCCGCATCGATGAGGCGGAGGCGCGCCGCGTTTTCGAAGAACTTGATCGGATGGAAGAAATCGCCGAATCCAAGGAGCCGCGCGGGTGAAGTACGTTGACGAATATCGCGAGGCGCGCGCCGCGCGGCGTTTCGCGCGCGCCATCGCGCGCGTCACGACACGCCCGTGGCAAATCATGGAAGTGTGCGGCGGCCAGACCCATGCGATCGTAAGGTTCGGGATCGATCAGATGCTGCCGCGGGAAATTACGCTGATCCACGGTCCCGGATGCCCGGTATGTGTGACGCCGCTGGAAACCGTGGACAAAGCTATCGCAATCGCGGCGCGCGCCGGCGTGATCTTCTGCTCGTTCGGCGACATGCTGCGCGTGCCTGGGTCGGAACGCGATCTGCTCGGCGTCAAGGCCGGCGGCGGCGATGTGCGCGTGATCTATTCACCGCTCGACGCGCTCGCGCTGGCAGAGGCAAACCCGGATCGCGAAGTGGTGTTCTTCGCGGTCGGGTTCGAGACCACTGCGCCCGCGAATGCGATGGCCGTGTACGAGGCAAGGCGCCGCGGGCTCCGCAATTTCCTTGTCCTGGTCTCGCAGGTGATCGTGCCGCCGGCGATCGCGGCGATTTTGTCAGGACCGGACAGCAGAGTGAACGGACTCCTCGCCGCCGGCCACGTCTGTACCATCATGGGGATGGACGAATACGTTCCGATCGCCGAGCGCTACGGCGTGCCGATCGTCGTCACCGGTTTTGAACCTGTGGACGTCCTGCAGGGCGTTTACATGTGCGTTCGGCAACTCGAACAAGGCTCAGCGCGCGTCGAGAACCAGTACAGCCGTTCGGCGCGGACGGACGGCAATCGGGAGGCGCGCAGGATCATTGGCGAAGTGTTCGAAGTGGTGCCGCGGAAATGGCGCGGCATCGGCGAAATCGACTCAAGCGGGCTCGGCCTTCGTGCCGAATATGCGGACTTCGATGCCGAACTGCGATTCGGCGTGGGCACGCTGAGCGCCGAGGAGTCGGCTGAATGCTTGAGCGGGCTCATCCTGCAGGGTTTGAAAAAGCCGCCGGAATGTCCGGCGTTCGGCACCCGATGCACGCCCGAACGGCCCCTCGGGGCGACCATGGTCTCCTCGGAAGGCGCGTGCGCTGCGTATTTCCGTTATCGGCGAACAGTGATGGCCAGCGGCCGCGCGGGCGCGCTTAAGACGAGCGTGGTGTGAACTATGTCGAGAGATTTCCGATTGAGCTGTCCGCTGCCAAACCAACTTCCAGAGACAATTCAACTTGCGCATGGCGGCGGCGGACGCATGATGCGCTCGTTGCTCGAGCGGCTGTTCCTGCCCGCCTTCGCAAATCAGTGGCTCGACGCGCGTCACGACAGTGCGGTGATGCGGATCGGCGCGGAACGAATTGCATTCACCACCGACACCTATGTCGTAAGCCCGCTGTTTTTTCCCGGCGGCGACATCGGCAAGCTTGCGGTCTTCGGAACGGTCAACGACCTCGCGATGGCGGGAGCGCGTCCGCTCTATCTTAGCGCCGGCTTCATTCTCGAGGAGGGCCTGCCGCTAGCTATGCTCGAAATTATCGTCGCGTCGATGCGCGAGGCGGCGGCGGCGGCAGGCGTCGAATTGGTAACGGGCGACACCAAGGTCGTCGATCGCGGCAAGGGCGACGCGGTCTTCATCAACACCGCCGGCATCGGCGCGGCCGCGGACGTCGAGATCTCGCCGCGCCGCGTGCAGCCCGGCGACGTAATCATCCTGAGCGGCGACGTCGGCCGGCACGGGATTGCGATCATGTCGGTGCGCAAGGGGCTGAGCTTCGAAACCGCGCTGGAAAGCGACTGCGCGCCCTTGTGGCAACCCGTCTCCGCCCTGCTGCAGAAAGGCGTCGACGTTCACTGCATGCGCGATCTGACGCGCGGCGGTCTCGCCTCTGCGCTCAACGAGATCGCGTTAGACGCGGGAGTCGCGATCGCGATCGATGAAAGTGCGGTTGCGGTGTGCGAACCGGTGGCGGCAGCGTGCGAACTTCTCGGGCTCGACCCGCTGTACGTGGCGAACGAAGGGCGGTTCGTGGCTTTTGTCACGGCGGAGCATGCCGACCGCGCGCTCGACGTTCTGAGCGGATGCACCGTGAGCGCGCAGCCGCGCGTCATCGGCACAGTCGGCGCTCGCGGAGACGCGATCGTCGAGGCGCTGGGCGCGCTCGGCAACCCCAGGATTCTCGACCTGCTTTCAGGCGAGCAACTGCCGCGAATTTGCTGACCGCGACGTTCTAGTTCAATCGCGCCCTTCGAAAGGGCATCACCGCCGGCACGTTTCACAAGGACGACGGGGACGCTTGACCAGGGGGCGAACCGATCGATAAGCGTTTCATCGAGCCTGCTGCCGCGCTTGCGACGTTATCGCGTGCATTCCTGGCCGCCGCGAAATCGCGACTTCCCTCGCAGATGGACGCGCCGCGAGGATAGACGCGCCGCGATAAGACCGATAAGCCAATATTCGAGGAACAAGCGGCCATGAACCAACATCCACATGCGAAGACGCTCGCTCTTCTCCACGCCGCGCGCGATCAGGTCGCACGGCTTGAAAAGGAACGGTTGAATGACAACGAGCGAGCCGAACTCCTGGCCGTAGCGTTGTTGCGTCTCGACACTGCGATCGAGATCCTGCAGGCCGAATGGGGAGATCAATAGCATCCTCGACTCGGCTTGTCGGCATCGTGAGAATGCCGTTTCGTTGTCCGGGTTGCGCGCAACGCAGGCCTGGTCGGTGATGTGGTTACGACGACCTCGATCGCGATTGCCCTATCCCATCAGGCGTCGATGATGACTCGGAGCGCGGTGGTGGAGAGCCTCCTTCGATCGAAGGTTCTTCTTAATTGGCGTCCGATCCCTTTGCCCATTCCTTGGCCTTGGCGATCGCGATGCGTATTGCCTTACCTTCGTCATAGCCCTCCTCGAGCAAGGCATTGGCGATCTCAACCGCCTTAAGGCGCACTTCCGGCGGCAGGTTTCGCATCGATCGCGGGTAGTAAGTTTCGTCCCATGGCATCGTGCTTCATTCCCTTCTAACTACTGCGCACCCGCGCATCGACATGCCGAGGGACGTACAGGGCTACCTCCTTGTGGTGCCGTTTGGCGCGCGGTCGTATTCGTCCCCGGCTGCGCAAATGCCCTGGTAGAAGAGCTTCGCCGCATTAAGCGTGGAAATCAGCCCGGCGAAGATTTCCTCGCGATCTGCCTCGCTTCTTACATATCTCAAAATCGGTTCCCAGACCTCCTGACCCGCATGATCCTCGTCTGCTTTGAGATGATAGCTGAAGAAAAAGACCTCCTCGTCGTTGAGGCCAAAGGTCCGTTTCCAGACTTCCGGGTGAAAGTTGTTGTCGGGCATCGTGCTGAGGATAAATTCGTCGGCAGAGGTCGTTAGCCAGCCGACGATCCAGTGGCGCGCGCGGCACAAGTTCTCCCAAACATTAAATGCGGCGTCGACCAGAGGTAGCGGCCTGACGGAG
Coding sequences:
- a CDS encoding iron-containing redox enzyme family protein; this encodes MSEHQHAKTLIDEIADYALKVGKEIGWFCDPLTPGRGRLYLLQHILRNRLLSSVLRPAWMSRCPDLEVIRKTIGQIRQELVMDDQIGTGHTAILWQMGRNIGIDDAEMNSVRPLPLVDAAFNVWENLCRARHWIVGWLTTSADEFILSTMPDNNFHPEVWKRTFGLNDEEVFFFSYHLKADEDHAGQEVWEPILRYVRSEADREEIFAGLISTLNAAKLFYQGICAAGDEYDRAPNGTTRR
- the hypD gene encoding hydrogenase formation protein HypD, with amino-acid sequence MKYVDEYREARAARRFARAIARVTTRPWQIMEVCGGQTHAIVRFGIDQMLPREITLIHGPGCPVCVTPLETVDKAIAIAARAGVIFCSFGDMLRVPGSERDLLGVKAGGGDVRVIYSPLDALALAEANPDREVVFFAVGFETTAPANAMAVYEARRRGLRNFLVLVSQVIVPPAIAAILSGPDSRVNGLLAAGHVCTIMGMDEYVPIAERYGVPIVVTGFEPVDVLQGVYMCVRQLEQGSARVENQYSRSARTDGNREARRIIGEVFEVVPRKWRGIGEIDSSGLGLRAEYADFDAELRFGVGTLSAEESAECLSGLILQGLKKPPECPAFGTRCTPERPLGATMVSSEGACAAYFRYRRTVMASGRAGALKTSVV
- a CDS encoding HypC/HybG/HupF family hydrogenase formation chaperone; the protein is MCLGIPGKVLSIERGDLPRARIDFGGIIKDACLAFVPEAAPGDYVIVHAGFAISRIDEAEARRVFEELDRMEEIAESKEPRG
- the hypE gene encoding hydrogenase expression/formation protein HypE, producing MSRDFRLSCPLPNQLPETIQLAHGGGGRMMRSLLERLFLPAFANQWLDARHDSAVMRIGAERIAFTTDTYVVSPLFFPGGDIGKLAVFGTVNDLAMAGARPLYLSAGFILEEGLPLAMLEIIVASMREAAAAAGVELVTGDTKVVDRGKGDAVFINTAGIGAAADVEISPRRVQPGDVIILSGDVGRHGIAIMSVRKGLSFETALESDCAPLWQPVSALLQKGVDVHCMRDLTRGGLASALNEIALDAGVAIAIDESAVAVCEPVAAACELLGLDPLYVANEGRFVAFVTAEHADRALDVLSGCTVSAQPRVIGTVGARGDAIVEALGALGNPRILDLLSGEQLPRIC